From the Ciconia boyciana chromosome 24, ASM3463844v1, whole genome shotgun sequence genome, one window contains:
- the LOC140643651 gene encoding uncharacterized protein isoform X2, producing MWGLRVLIPLLGVAGALRVSQDPGEAQVTVGGEVALGCRVLVAEPWDLLWLEWVKDVGRGVLCAARLRPSTPSPPAPCTPRLRLAWHPPCATLSLQQARGDDAGRYLCRVTLEIPRHSTATGNGTLLSVSTAAADGGHQAGLVWGLAGALGGTALLLGLALLGHRHWRRSSDTNIYVNVLPPLARAPRKLLPPPAVTGNNTYWGAAAGTGGPPTPPRP from the exons atgtgggggctcAGGGTCCTCATCCCCCTCCTTGGCG TGGCGGGTGCCCTGCGGGTGAGCCAGGACCCAGGCGAGGCGCAGGTGACGGTGGGTGGCGAGGTGGCCTTGGGGTGCCGGGTGCTGGTGGCCGAGCCCTGGGACCTGCTGTGGCTCGAGTGGGTGAAGGACGTGGGGCGCGGGGTGCTGTGTGCCGCCCGCCTGCGCCCCAGCACCCCTTCCCCCCcggctccctgcaccccccgcCTCCGCCTGGCCTGGCACCCCCCCTGTGCCACCCTCAGCCTCCAGCAGGCGCGGGGGGACGATGCCGGGCGCTACCTCTGCCGGGTCACCCTCGAGATCCCCCGCCACAGCACGGCCACCGGCAACGGCACCCTGCTCAGCGTCAGCACAG CAGCAGCTGACGGAGGACATCAGGCGG GGCTGGTGTGGGGGCTGGCGGGAGCCTTGGGGGGCACGGCCCTCCTCCTGGGGCTGGCCCTCCTGGGCCACCGGCACTGGCGCAGGAGCTCAG ACACGAACATCTACGTGAACGTCCTGCCCCCCTTGGCGCGGGCCCCCAGGAAGCTGTTGCCACCCCCCGCGGTGACGGGGAACAACACGTActggggggctgcggcgggcacggggggcccccccacacccccccgtCCCTGA
- the SHD gene encoding SH2 domain-containing adapter protein D: MAKWLREYLGRGARRSPPRPPQPDYSGGERRPTGTGSGAPPPGTPGAALRGPAASPRHRLVRVGGAGPGGGPRRLEQGPGESEYSEPFEGEQDPAPEGGCEEPGEARGCPRQGEGRQARPRRGPQLYDTPYEEWETAGEGPGVPTARESRLPRNDERPADEYDQPWEWKKDHISRAFAVQFESPERSPSLSRQLPRPPRPPAGARPGCPPSPRHVDTSLPLEKQAWYHGPIGRAGAETLLALCREGSFLVRDCETSPDDYSLSLRSSHGFVHVKLTRTREQHFMLGRAGAAFPSVPEAVRHYTARALPVRGARHLSLLYPVAVQPL, encoded by the exons ATGGCCAAGTGGCTCCGGGAGTACCTGGGCCGGGGGGCTCGgcgctcccccccccgcccgccccagccCGACTACAGCGGCGGCGAGCGCCGCCCCACCGGCACCGGGAgcggggcccccccccccgggacccccggcgctgccctccgcggccccgctgcctcccctcGGCACCGGCTGGTGCGggtggggggcgcggggccggggggcggcccccgccggcTGGAGCAG GGCCCCGGCGAGAGCGAGTACTCGGAGCCCTTCGAGGGGGAGCAGGACCCAGCACCCGAGGGTGGCTGCGAGGAGCCCGGCGAGGCCAGAG ggtgcccgCGGCAGGGCGAGGGCCGGCAGGCgaggccgcggcggggcccccAGCTCTATGACACCCCCTACGAGGAGTGGGAGACGGCAGGGGAGGGCCCGGGGGTGCCCACCGCCCGGGAGAGCCGCCTGCCCCGCAACGACGAGCGCCCGGCCGACGAGTACGACCAGCCCTGGGAGTGGAAGAAGGATCACATCTCGCGGGCGTTCGCAG TGCAGTTTGAGAGCCCCGAGCgctcccccagcctgtcccGGCAGCtgccgcggcccccccggccccccgcagGCGCCAGGCCGGgctgtccccccagccccaggcacgTGGACACCTCGCTGCCCCTGGAGAAGCAGGC GTGGTACCACGGCCCCATTGGGCGGGCGGGCGCCGAGACGCTGCTGGCGCTGTGCCGCGAGGGCAGCTTCCTGGTGCGGGACTGCGAGACCAGCCCTGACGACTACTCGCTCTCGCTCAG GAGCAGCCATGGCTTCGTGCACGTGAAGCTCACGCGGACACGGGAGCAGCATTTCATGCTtggccgcgccggggccgcctTCCCCTCGGTGCCCGAGGCCGTGCGGCACTACACAGCGCGGGCGCTGCCCGTCCGTGGTGCCCGCCACCTCTCCCTGCTCTACCCCGTGGCCGTGCAGCCCCTGTGA
- the LOC140643651 gene encoding uncharacterized protein isoform X1, producing MLGPPARAGVGKCPPPGVPAGVPRWHVTPGSLGRGWGPRRCHSLPLLSMVSPIPVPVPLPWAAQRGGRKPWRHMAGALRVSQDPGEAQVTVGGEVALGCRVLVAEPWDLLWLEWVKDVGRGVLCAARLRPSTPSPPAPCTPRLRLAWHPPCATLSLQQARGDDAGRYLCRVTLEIPRHSTATGNGTLLSVSTAAADGGHQAGLVWGLAGALGGTALLLGLALLGHRHWRRSSDTNIYVNVLPPLARAPRKLLPPPAVTGNNTYWGAAAGTGGPPTPPRP from the exons ATGCTGGGCCCCCCAGCCCGCGCTGGGGTGGGGAAGTGTCCCCCTccgggggtcccggcggggGTCCCCAGGTGGCACGTCACCCCAGGCTCCctcggccggggctggggcccgAGGAGGTGCCACTCCCTGCCCTTGCTCTCGATGGTGtcccccatccccgtccccgtccccctaCCCTGGGCTGCGCAGCGTGGCGGCAGGAAGCCGTGGCGTCACA TGGCGGGTGCCCTGCGGGTGAGCCAGGACCCAGGCGAGGCGCAGGTGACGGTGGGTGGCGAGGTGGCCTTGGGGTGCCGGGTGCTGGTGGCCGAGCCCTGGGACCTGCTGTGGCTCGAGTGGGTGAAGGACGTGGGGCGCGGGGTGCTGTGTGCCGCCCGCCTGCGCCCCAGCACCCCTTCCCCCCcggctccctgcaccccccgcCTCCGCCTGGCCTGGCACCCCCCCTGTGCCACCCTCAGCCTCCAGCAGGCGCGGGGGGACGATGCCGGGCGCTACCTCTGCCGGGTCACCCTCGAGATCCCCCGCCACAGCACGGCCACCGGCAACGGCACCCTGCTCAGCGTCAGCACAG CAGCAGCTGACGGAGGACATCAGGCGG GGCTGGTGTGGGGGCTGGCGGGAGCCTTGGGGGGCACGGCCCTCCTCCTGGGGCTGGCCCTCCTGGGCCACCGGCACTGGCGCAGGAGCTCAG ACACGAACATCTACGTGAACGTCCTGCCCCCCTTGGCGCGGGCCCCCAGGAAGCTGTTGCCACCCCCCGCGGTGACGGGGAACAACACGTActggggggctgcggcgggcacggggggcccccccacacccccccgtCCCTGA
- the YJU2 gene encoding splicing factor YJU2, with product MSERKVLNKYYPPDFDPAKIPKLKLPKDRQYVVRLMAPFNMRCKTCGEYIYKGKKFNARKETVQNEVYLGLPIFRFYIKCTRCLAEITFKTDPENTDYTMEHGATRNFQAEKLLEEEEKRMQKEREEEELNNPMKVLENRTKDSKLEMEVLENLQELKELNQRQANVDFEAMLKQYKEYEEEQKRKEQEEDEQEMKAMLEQAQNRRLLVDSDSDEEPAKSRTKPVAKIKPTDILQEDPQPQSKKLKTESWERSVGKLNTKPQLAGLVTVRKQKPGPALANGSENQGTAANTGSFPTATGTTSSLGLLGAYSDSEDSD from the exons ATGTCGGAGCGGAAGGTGTTGAAC AAATACTACCCGCCGGACTTCGATCCTGCTAAGATCCCAAAGCTCAAACTCCCAAAGGACCGACAGTATGTGGTGCGGCTCATGGCTCCCTTCAACATGCG aTGCAAGACGTGTGGTGAATACATCTATAAGGGGAAGAAGTTTAATGCCCGTAAGGAGACTGTTCAGAATGAGGTGTACCTGGGACTTCCCATCTTCCGCTTCTACATCAAGTGCACGCGTTGCCTGGCAGAGATCACTTTCAAG ACAGATCCTGAGAACACAGACTACACCATGGAGCACGGCGCCACTCGCAACTTCCAAGCTGAGAAGCTcttggaggaagaggagaaaagaatgcagaaggagagggaagaggaagagctcAACAATCCCATGAAG GTCCTGGAGAACCGAACCAAAGACTCCAAGCTGGAGATGGAGGTTCTGGAGAAcctgcaggagctgaaggaaCTCAACCAGCGCCAGGCAAACGTGGACTTTGAGGCAATGCTGAAGCAGTACAAGGAGTACGAGGAGGAGCAGAAGCGCAAGGAGCAAGAAGAGGATGAGCAAGAGATGAA AGCTATGCTGGAGCAGGCCCAGAACCGGCGGCTGCTGGTAGACTCCGACTCTGACGAAGAGCCTGCGAAATCACGCACGAAGCCTGTGGCGAAAATTAAACCTACGGACATCTTGCAGGAG GACCCTCAGCCCCAGAGTAAGAAGCTGAAGACTGAGAGCTGGGAGCGGAGCGTGGGCAAATTGAACACCAAGCCCCAGCTGGCCGGGCTGGTCACAGTGAGGAAGCAGAAGCCGGGTCCTGCCCTGGCTAACGGGTCAGAGAACCAAGGCACCGCGGCCAACACCG GCTCGTTTCCCACAGCAACGGGCACCACGTCCTCTCTCGGCTTGTTGGGGGCGTATTCGGACAGCGAGGACAGTGACTGA
- the LOC140643651 gene encoding uncharacterized protein isoform X3 — translation MWGLRVLIPLLGVAGALRVSQDPGEAQVTVGGEVALGCRVLVAEPWDLLWLEWVKDVGRGVLCAARLRPSTPSPPAPCTPRLRLAWHPPCATLSLQQARGDDAGRYLCRVTLEIPRHSTATGNGTLLSVSTAADGGHQAGLVWGLAGALGGTALLLGLALLGHRHWRRSSDTNIYVNVLPPLARAPRKLLPPPAVTGNNTYWGAAAGTGGPPTPPRP, via the exons atgtgggggctcAGGGTCCTCATCCCCCTCCTTGGCG TGGCGGGTGCCCTGCGGGTGAGCCAGGACCCAGGCGAGGCGCAGGTGACGGTGGGTGGCGAGGTGGCCTTGGGGTGCCGGGTGCTGGTGGCCGAGCCCTGGGACCTGCTGTGGCTCGAGTGGGTGAAGGACGTGGGGCGCGGGGTGCTGTGTGCCGCCCGCCTGCGCCCCAGCACCCCTTCCCCCCcggctccctgcaccccccgcCTCCGCCTGGCCTGGCACCCCCCCTGTGCCACCCTCAGCCTCCAGCAGGCGCGGGGGGACGATGCCGGGCGCTACCTCTGCCGGGTCACCCTCGAGATCCCCCGCCACAGCACGGCCACCGGCAACGGCACCCTGCTCAGCGTCAGCACAG CAGCTGACGGAGGACATCAGGCGG GGCTGGTGTGGGGGCTGGCGGGAGCCTTGGGGGGCACGGCCCTCCTCCTGGGGCTGGCCCTCCTGGGCCACCGGCACTGGCGCAGGAGCTCAG ACACGAACATCTACGTGAACGTCCTGCCCCCCTTGGCGCGGGCCCCCAGGAAGCTGTTGCCACCCCCCGCGGTGACGGGGAACAACACGTActggggggctgcggcgggcacggggggcccccccacacccccccgtCCCTGA